In the Topomyia yanbarensis strain Yona2022 chromosome 3, ASM3024719v1, whole genome shotgun sequence genome, one interval contains:
- the LOC131690762 gene encoding uncharacterized protein LOC131690762, with translation MSEPEKLYTEIDYLEVVYDQEDVFCEELNQEDILEQENTEPPPKKRKRTFKPTKRNYETEIKLALCAEIRKYPCLYQITNKDYSNKIAKDAIWHQISSTVSSSLNRSVTVLECRKHWDALRESTRIYLDKAKINKIADKSGAPADMLDLYQADGSQRFDIYQERWPLAEAMSFFLPSCARNAFTISIGDCNSKTTLKKSLELEEEVLLEENESFTVPATPTSRNRNRSYKNGNSDELLDETLCSVASSLSKLVDSRSSTEDGTQLKFKEFHVELDKILRQMPFMHGMQFCMDMVKRANETIDNLKHP, from the exons ATGTCTGAACCGGAAAAATTGTATACAGAGATTGACTATCTCGAGGTTGTCTATGATCAGGAGGATGTTTTTTGTGAAGAACTAAATCAGGAAGACATTCTAGAACAGGAAAATACGGAGCCACCGCCTAAAAAACGAAAACGTACATTTAAACCAACAAAAAGAAACTATGAGACTGAAATTAAACTTGCTCTTTGTGCGGAAATTCGAAAATATCCTTGTTTATATCAAATAACAAACAAGGATTATTCGAACAAAATCGCCAAAGATGCTATTTGGCATCAAATTAGCTCTACTGTCTCGTCATCCTTGAATAGATCCGTCACCGTTCTAGAGTGCCGGAAACATTGGGATGCTTTGAGGGAATCGACCAG aaTTTATTTGGATAAGGCAAAAATTAATAAGATTGCGGATAAATCCGGTGCTCCAGCAGATATGTTGGATCTTTATCAGGCGGACGGATCTCAACGTTTCGATATATACCAAGAACGATGGCCGTTGGCGGAAGCCATGAGCTTCTTTTTGCCTTCCTGTGCGCGAAATGCTTTTACGATTTCTATTGGGGACTGCAATTCAAAGACAACTCTGAAGAAATCCCTAGAGCTTGAAGAAGAAGTGTTATTGGAAGAAAATGAG AGCTTCACAGTTCCGGCGACTCCAACGAGCCGAAATCGAAATCGCTCTTACAAGAATGGCAACTCCGACGAGCTCTTGGATGAAACGTTGTGCTCAGTAGCGTCATCGTTGTCCAAGCTTGTGGATTCTAGGAGTTCCACTGAAGATGGGACTCAActgaaatttaaagaatttcacGTTGAGTTAGATAAAATACTGCGTCAGATGCCATTCATGCATGGCATGCAGTTTTGCATGGATATGGTGAAACGAGCGAATGAAACTATAGACAATCTAAAACACCCATAG